The Raphanus sativus cultivar WK10039 unplaced genomic scaffold, ASM80110v3 Scaffold2431, whole genome shotgun sequence DNA segment CATATTGCCTCAGAGGACAAAATCGAAGCCTCCCTTCAGAATCACTCTGCATCAGCTATGCTTGCTCTTGCTTCTATCCTCTCTCTTGAAAAAGGATCTTCTGCTGAATCTTCTGTCTCTGAGATGGCAGTGCCTCTGATTCCTCGAGCTACTAAGCTGTGTTATCATCTAAGGCCGATGCCAAGTAATGAAGGTGAAGTCATATCTCCTTCTGCCAAGCCTAATCTTACGAAATGGCATGGACTTCTAGATGGATGCATTGGTTTATTAGAATCCAGATTGAAGTGGGGAGGACCTTTAACAGTTCAGCAGCTTATTGCTAGTGGTACACCATTGCTTCTTATGAATCTGTTAGCTGGCAGACTTTCAAATGCTTCGCCAGATGACATCAAGAACACTCCCAATCGAATTGGCTTGTCCCCTATGGGCGTTATATGGGCTGTTTCTTCTATTTGCCACTGTCTTTCGGGCGGCACTTTAACTTTCCGTCAAGTTCTATTGAAGACTGAAAACATGAAACTGGTTTCTTATTTAATGTCTGAGGCTCATATCAAGCTAGTAAAGAGCTGGGGAGGTCCAGGAGGAGGAAAAGATGGAGCCAGAGAGACGATAAATGTGATAATTGATCTGCTTGCCTTTCCTTTTGTTGCTCTACAAAGTCAGCCAGGTCCGTTATCTGCAACAGCTTCTGTGAATAGTGGATTCATTCTCAACGTGGGCTCTCCTGGCGTGAGAGTGTGCATCGAAGATAGAGATCTGCTAAAGGCTATAGAGGAGGATATGGATAAATACATAAAAGTCCTCGTGGAGGTTAGTTATTCGATTCTGTTTCattgattatatatacatttttgtttGCTTCTTCATGATTCATGAGCTGAAATCACGTAATAGAGCATAAGTTTGACACACGCTTATTATGACTATGGAATGGAGGACATGCAtcaattagtattttttttataaatagtaaCTATGACTAGTAGTTCGGTTTCCACTTCTTCACTCAGTATTCTGTTTGCATCTTAATGCTAGTCATTATGTGAAGTGAATAAATCTCTTTTGGATTGAACTTTCAGGTGGGAGTGCCCAGTTTAATTCTTCGTTGCTTGGAACACTTGGACGTAAAAGATTTAGTAAGGCCTGTTGCTTTTCTTGCCAAAATGGTGGGCCGTCCACGTCTTGCGGTAGAGCTGGTTAGCAAAGGTCTGTTGGATCCTAACAGAATGAAAAAATTACTCAACAATTCAAGTCCAAGAGAAGTCATACTTGATGTTCTGATGATCATATCTGATCTATCGAGGATGGATAAGGTAATGTTTATAAATTCATGAAACCGAAATAAACACATATGCATTCTAGTATTTGCTTAGACACAACACATAGGATAGTTAAATTACAAAACGCTGCTATCTAACTTGTTGGTATTGTCAACAACCCTGTAGGCTTTCTACAAATACGTCGGTGAGGCTTCCGTTTTGCAGCCTCTAAAGGAGTTTCTGACTCATCCGGATCCAAATATACGCGCAAAAGCTTGTAGCGCTCTTGGTAACATGTGCAGACACAATGAATATTTCTATAGTTCTCTCGTAAGTAAACTACACTTTGAGCCTTAATGTTTTAATAACAGAGTGTTCCTTCTTACATTGTCTTGCGTGTTTATTATCTTGTAGGCGGAACATCAAATCATCGGTCTCCTCATTGATCGATGCGCTGATCCTGACAAACGAACACAGAAATTCGCTTGCTTTGCTGTAAACTCATATCTAATAAACTAACAAACATTTCATATAATATGTTGATCAAATTTTTGAAAGAGGTcctttcattttttatttttgtagatTGGGAACGCTGCTTACCATAGTGACAAGCTATACGAAGAACTAAGACGATCTATAACGCAGCTAGCAAACGTTTTGACCTCAGCCGAAGAAGACAAGACGAAAGCGAACGCTGCTGGTGCATTGAGCAACCTTGTCAGAAACTCCAACAAGCTTTGTGAAGATATAGTCTCCAAAGGAGCTTTACAGGTTTAAGTATCTACTACATCCGTGTCAAATCAATCacgaatttaaatgatttcGTCTCCATCTTGACGTTATTTCATTTTAAGTTCAAGGAGATTTTTGTGTTCATATAGTCTCTCTCCTCAGGCAAGAAACTGATGTCTAATTTTGCGTATGTTGTGGGGGTTTCGTGATGCAGACGTTACTGAAGTTGGTCGCGGACTGCTCGGCCACTGCCCTGAACCCAAGCAAGAAAGAGACAGCAACCGAGTCACCGCTGAAGATAGCACTCTTCTCGCTGGCTAAAATGTGTTCGAACCACCAGATTTGCAGACAGTTCGTGAAGTCATCGGAGTTGTTCCCGGTCATCGCGAGGCTTAAACATTCCCCTGAGACTAATATCGCTCACTATGCTTCAGTTATTGTTGCCAaagttggtggtggtggttcttAAGAAGAAACGAGACGTCCCTGTAAATCCATTATGTCACATCACTGTTTCACTACTTTGCAGTATTGTTATTACGTTTGAAATCGATGAAAAATGCGCAAACGATCGTAAACCAAGATCGCATCAACTAAGAACGATCCAAAAGATATTAAGTtaagattataaatattaaattacaaacaTTTGAAGTAGAACAATCGACGGATAGTTGGATTGGGTTTGACCATGAACCATGTATATAATCGAATTGGGTCTAATAAGTGGTTTGATCATGAACCAAACACGTAGTTGGATTGTATTTCACAGTTATTAAACGGGAAATCGGCCagaaaaacactgaactttgcaggaattgccaaaacaaaccTGGACATATTGGCTAGCCAAAAAAACATTGAACTTGCTTTGACTTTTTCGGTTTATTAAGGACGTTACGATTGACTTTCCAGATTAGCACACCGTTAACCGGGTTAACAGATAATTAAGATGACGTTAATTTTGGGTGTTAAATCATACGACGTCGTTTTGTCTCTTtgtctgattaaaaaaaaaattaaaaatatgtgcTTCCATCGGGTATCGAACCTGTGTACTCAAGTTAAATTGAACGGGTTTTTACCACTGAGCTAGTGGACTTTACAATAGATTGACAAACATCATTCTTTATATTGGCTTTAATCCTAGTTAAATGAATCAAAAAGAAACGACGTCCTTTTCTcctcataaaccctaaattcccAAATCATAAAATCGATTCTCCATTGACGAACAGAGCTCGATTCTCTTCCATTTCTTCCTTAAGAAGCTCGATTCTCTTCCATTTCTTCGAGTGTCACACGATGAGTTCGGGTTGTGAGGATTCGTCGGTGAATACGATGGGTATTCGTGGTATCCCAGAGCAATGCGGATGTGGTCGAAGAACTGAGATTTACACATCAAAAACGAAGGAAAATCCAGGAAGAACTTTCTTTAGATGCCCAACGTTTCGAAATGTAAGTGTTTAATTGTTTGTGTTTCTGTAACCTTGTTgtgttctgaaatgtaaagctTCAATGTTTAGGTAGTGAGAAATTGTCTGACAATAGATTGTGTTCATGATTTGTGTCCAGGATCACTTGTACAAATGGGTAGATGAAGCTGTCTACGAAGAGGTTCACGATGCATTGCCTAAAGTTGATTGCTTTGCATCGGATTTGAGGAAGCTAAAAATGGAGATCGACAACCTCAAAAATGTGGAGGAACAGCTGAAAGAAGATGTCAAGAAGGCTAGCAATGAAGTTAAGAAGCTGAATGTGATCATCAAAGTGGGTTTTCTAGTGGCATCAGTTTCATGTATTGTGTTCATCATGAGAAAATAAGCACTAGGAATGGGTTGTCTTTGAAATGAGTTGTCTTTGAATATGTCTTGTGTTTGATTTGTGTGTTTGTGTAATTCTAATGGTTTCAAGACTCTTTATGTTATGGTTAATGTAAGACTTGTTTACTTCTTGATCATCAACACAGcaaaacagaacaaaataagtaaaagaaaaagataacaTCACACAACCATCATCATTGTTTAAGAAAACAGCAAAGAGAGAGACAATATCACACAACCATCATCATTGTTTAAGAAAAcagctaaacaaaagaaaaagaagtacATCATCCATCATACAACAAAACATAAATCCGAGAGAGACAACATCACACAACAAACAAAAGAGTAGTTCTAAGAGAACCATCTTCCCCACGCTCCAGTCTGTGATGCTTGGGTAGATTGAGGAACTTCCCATCGTGATGCTTCAGTTTGTGAGGAGTGAGCTTGGGAAGCTTGTGATGAGTGAGGTTGTGAGGATTGAGCTTGGGAGGTTTGAGCTTGTGACTCTTCAAAATGTAGTCCCTGTATCATCCCAAATGAATTGTCAATAACCTCAAAAAATCTCAGAAACATTACCAATAGCTACAAAACTAAGAACCTTACCTGATATTTCCTTGGTCTGCCTCTTGGTTTCTTAGGTGAGCTCGGGACAAAAGCCTTCCGACATGTATTCTTGTAGTGCCCTTCTTCTTTGCAATTAGAGCATGTCATTATCCTGTTCGCACGGCTCAGCTTGGTAGTAGACACTGTCTCATTGGTTCCCTTCTTTCGATCATGGTTTTTAGGCCTACCAGGCTTGCCATTTCGATTAGGTGGTGGAAT contains these protein-coding regions:
- the LOC130505613 gene encoding serine/threonine-protein kinase TIO-like; this encodes CGLPSSLPITTVVSGGEDGTVISEIFSILSYATSAIKDQQTGETNNIKGRLNNLVFHSCLLLATVAQCLNVSGRNSALLMLTTSPKKHLHRLSAIANHIASEDKIEASLQNHSASAMLALASILSLEKGSSAESSVSEMAVPLIPRATKLCYHLRPMPSNEGEVISPSAKPNLTKWHGLLDGCIGLLESRLKWGGPLTVQQLIASGTPLLLMNLLAGRLSNASPDDIKNTPNRIGLSPMGVIWAVSSICHCLSGGTLTFRQVLLKTENMKLVSYLMSEAHIKLVKSWGGPGGGKDGARETINVIIDLLAFPFVALQSQPGPLSATASVNSGFILNVGSPGVRVCIEDRDLLKAIEEDMDKYIKVLVEVGVPSLILRCLEHLDVKDLVRPVAFLAKMVGRPRLAVELVSKGLLDPNRMKKLLNNSSPREVILDVLMIISDLSRMDKAFYKYVGEASVLQPLKEFLTHPDPNIRAKACSALGNMCRHNEYFYSSLAEHQIIGLLIDRCADPDKRTQKFACFAIGNAAYHSDKLYEELRRSITQLANVLTSAEEDKTKANAAGALSNLVRNSNKLCEDIVSKGALQTLLKLVADCSATALNPSKKETATESPLKIALFSLAKMCSNHQICRQFVKSSELFPVIARLKHSPETNIAHYASVIVAKVGGGGS
- the LOC130505616 gene encoding uncharacterized protein At1g43920, Chloroplastic-like; translated protein: MSSGCEDSSVNTMGIRGIPEQCGCGRRTEIYTSKTKENPGRTFFRCPTFRNDHLYKWVDEAVYEEVHDALPKVDCFASDLRKLKMEIDNLKNVEEQLKEDVKKASNEVKKLNVIIKVGFLVASVSCIVFIMRK